A stretch of Spirosoma oryzicola DNA encodes these proteins:
- a CDS encoding rhodanese-like domain-containing protein yields the protein MTAHDYTDIPLADLDLLRQQANTAVIDVRDEWEYEEFNLGGVNIPLADIRARKAELAPYDTLIVLCTNGVRSRIAAKDLLRQPDMQTKTIYHVHGGIIEAED from the coding sequence ATGACTGCACATGACTACACAGATATTCCGCTCGCGGACCTCGACTTGCTTCGCCAGCAAGCAAACACCGCCGTTATCGATGTTCGCGACGAATGGGAGTACGAGGAGTTCAACCTCGGTGGAGTAAACATTCCCCTGGCCGATATCCGCGCCCGGAAAGCGGAACTGGCTCCCTATGATACGCTTATTGTGCTTTGTACCAATGGCGTCCGGAGCCGGATTGCTGCTAAAGATTTGTTAAGACAGCCCGACATGCAGACCAAGACGATTTACCATGTACACGGCGGCATCATCGAAGCAGAAGACTAA
- a CDS encoding bestrophin family protein: MIIYKSKAWLPALWHFHTGPTAIALLRRLVVVGIYATFVTIGELNFIDFRLKDTPSSFLQAMGILLSLLLIFRTNTAYDRFYEGRQAWGTLVNNCRNLAIFFNAVLPQSDTDSRLFFAKAISNFPFALKNHLRDIPGTDELDVVEEVDRRSLDKFDHKPAGVTSQLWVKTEMLYRAGHISESQHINLNRNLTVLMDVCGICERIKSTPIPFSYNLFIKLFIMIYVAILPFTIITAYGYLTIPAVILTSYVLVGLEMIGEEIEEPFGLERNDLPLNQLSRQIRVNVHDILQINLPPIEKQAAKPGFTIVT, encoded by the coding sequence ATGATTATCTATAAATCAAAGGCTTGGCTGCCTGCGCTCTGGCATTTCCACACAGGCCCTACGGCTATCGCACTGCTCCGTCGATTGGTCGTCGTTGGCATTTACGCCACCTTTGTGACGATAGGGGAATTGAATTTCATTGACTTTCGCCTGAAAGATACGCCTAGTTCGTTTTTGCAGGCGATGGGCATTCTGTTGAGCTTGCTCCTGATTTTCCGTACCAACACCGCGTATGACCGCTTTTACGAGGGACGGCAGGCCTGGGGGACGCTTGTAAACAATTGCCGGAATTTAGCGATTTTCTTCAACGCTGTTTTGCCGCAGAGCGATACGGATAGCCGGCTGTTCTTTGCCAAAGCCATTTCTAATTTCCCGTTTGCGCTTAAAAATCACTTACGGGATATACCGGGTACGGATGAACTGGATGTCGTGGAAGAAGTTGACCGGCGCAGTCTGGATAAGTTTGATCATAAACCCGCCGGTGTGACCAGTCAACTCTGGGTGAAAACAGAGATGCTTTATCGGGCGGGGCATATCTCGGAATCGCAGCACATCAACCTCAACCGGAACCTGACGGTTCTGATGGACGTATGCGGCATTTGCGAACGGATCAAAAGCACACCCATTCCGTTTTCCTACAATTTATTTATCAAGCTGTTTATCATGATCTACGTGGCTATTCTGCCCTTCACGATCATTACGGCTTATGGCTACCTGACAATTCCGGCTGTAATTCTCACGTCTTACGTGCTGGTTGGTCTGGAGATGATCGGTGAAGAAATTGAGGAGCCGTTCGGACTCGAGCGTAATGATTTGCCCCTGAATCAGCTAAGTCGGCAGATTCGGGTCAACGTACACGATATTTTACAGATCAATCTGCCGCCCATCGAGAAGCAGGCTGCCAAGCCTGGGTTCACCATCGTGACGTAG
- the dapF gene encoding diaminopimelate epimerase yields MDFYKYQGTGNDFVLVDDRAGAFSASDQAFIERLCHRRFGIGADGLILLQNDSEYDFRMVYFNADGAEGSMCGNGGRCIVRFAHDLGVFESETRFMAVDGEHTALVNEGEISLKMSNVSGIEQRNGLTFLNTGSPHVVQFVDDLESLDVVAEGRKIRYSAPFQPGGTNVNFAQVVDENTLFVRTYERGVEDETYSCGTGVTAVALVAHQQLNTPTPVSIRTIGGNLRVSFTALADGRFEAIHLIGPAQRVFTGTLPR; encoded by the coding sequence ATGGATTTCTATAAATACCAGGGCACCGGTAATGATTTCGTGCTGGTAGACGATCGGGCGGGTGCGTTTTCTGCTTCCGATCAGGCGTTTATCGAACGGTTGTGCCATCGGCGGTTCGGCATCGGTGCCGACGGTTTGATTCTGTTACAGAACGATTCCGAGTATGACTTCAGGATGGTTTATTTCAACGCGGACGGAGCCGAAGGAAGCATGTGCGGCAACGGTGGGCGCTGTATCGTTCGTTTTGCGCATGATCTGGGGGTATTCGAGAGCGAGACCCGGTTCATGGCCGTTGATGGTGAACATACCGCGCTGGTAAACGAAGGCGAAATATCCTTGAAAATGAGCAATGTATCCGGTATTGAGCAACGAAATGGACTGACATTTCTCAATACGGGTTCTCCCCACGTTGTCCAGTTTGTCGATGATCTGGAGTCGCTTGATGTCGTTGCCGAAGGGCGCAAGATTCGGTATAGCGCTCCGTTTCAACCGGGTGGAACGAATGTTAACTTTGCGCAGGTGGTTGACGAAAATACCCTGTTTGTCAGAACGTACGAGCGGGGGGTAGAAGACGAAACGTATTCCTGCGGGACGGGGGTAACGGCGGTGGCCTTGGTGGCTCACCAGCAGTTGAATACGCCTACTCCGGTCTCGATACGGACCATCGGCGGTAACCTGCGCGTCTCGTTTACGGCGCTGGCCGACGGTCGCTTTGAGGCTATTCACTTGATTGGTCCAGCGCAGCGTGTGTTTACGGGTACCCTGCCCCGCTGA
- the rplS gene encoding 50S ribosomal protein L19: MSELIKLVEADNAQRRADLPTFRAGDTVNVHVKIREGNKERIQVFTGTVIQRRNPSSAGETFTVRKVSNGIGVERIFPVLSPNIDKIEVVRLGKVRRARLFFLRGRQGKAARLKERKPKAVAAA, encoded by the coding sequence ATGAGCGAGTTAATCAAATTAGTGGAGGCAGACAACGCGCAGCGTCGCGCCGATTTGCCCACGTTCCGGGCGGGCGATACGGTGAACGTACACGTCAAAATCCGCGAAGGAAATAAGGAGCGTATTCAGGTGTTTACGGGAACCGTCATTCAGCGCCGGAACCCAAGTAGCGCTGGCGAGACGTTTACTGTCCGCAAAGTATCGAATGGTATTGGTGTTGAGCGGATCTTCCCGGTCCTTTCGCCAAATATCGACAAAATTGAAGTGGTTCGTCTCGGTAAAGTACGTCGCGCTCGGTTGTTCTTCCTACGTGGTCGTCAGGGTAAAGCTGCACGTCTCAAAGAGCGTAAGCCAAAAGCAGTTGCAGCCGCTTAG
- a CDS encoding NAD(P)H-hydrate dehydratase, with protein MKILNADQIRALDKSTIQNEPIAPINLMERAALAFVDWFVDRFPNTTSTKIFCGLGNNGGDGLAIARLLLERDYPIDVYVVRYAPRESDDFMHNHRRLKLVIERIHYVELTEDIPAIRHNEVVIDAILGSGLSRPAEGIIKDTIGAINRAPATVVSVDIASGLYTDQPNSLADAIIEPDYTITFQLPKLAFVMPKNGRYVGEWHLVDIRLHKRYIDHAPTPYYYTQPKDARLLLHKRERFSNKGSFGHALLLAGSYGKIGAAVLSARACLRSGVGLLTVHAPSCGYTTLQTAVPEAMCRPDSNERMLTGHSEVDTPPPADYSTVGIGPGIGKAPETLAMLRDLLPTLTKPMVVDADALNLLSENRELLDKLPKYSILTPHPKEFERLTQTWKDDYQKLELLRNFAKKYKVVVVLKGAYSAVATPDGDIHFNSTGNPGLSTGGTGDVLTGVLTALLAQGYDPIEAAVLGVFFHGLAGDRAAEQRGPIGMTASDVVDALRWE; from the coding sequence ATGAAAATATTAAATGCCGATCAAATTCGTGCCCTCGATAAATCCACTATTCAGAACGAACCCATCGCGCCCATCAACCTCATGGAGCGAGCGGCTCTCGCTTTTGTCGACTGGTTCGTTGATCGCTTTCCAAACACAACATCCACCAAAATTTTCTGCGGGTTAGGCAATAACGGGGGTGATGGCTTAGCGATTGCCCGTCTGCTTCTTGAACGCGATTACCCAATCGATGTGTATGTCGTTCGGTATGCGCCCCGCGAGTCCGACGATTTCATGCACAACCACCGGCGTCTTAAGCTCGTCATCGAGCGTATCCACTACGTCGAATTAACGGAAGATATTCCTGCCATCCGCCATAACGAAGTAGTTATTGATGCCATTTTGGGCTCCGGTCTATCGCGGCCCGCCGAGGGTATTATCAAGGATACCATTGGAGCGATCAACCGCGCTCCGGCTACGGTAGTCTCGGTGGATATTGCCAGCGGTCTTTACACCGATCAACCCAACAGTCTGGCTGATGCTATTATTGAACCCGATTATACAATCACCTTTCAATTGCCTAAACTGGCCTTCGTGATGCCTAAAAACGGGCGTTACGTCGGCGAATGGCACCTTGTTGATATCCGGCTTCACAAGCGATATATCGACCATGCGCCAACGCCGTATTATTACACCCAGCCCAAGGACGCCCGTCTGCTGCTCCACAAGCGGGAACGCTTTTCGAACAAAGGTTCGTTTGGCCACGCTTTGCTGTTGGCCGGTAGTTACGGAAAGATCGGTGCCGCGGTGCTATCCGCGCGCGCTTGCCTGCGGTCAGGCGTTGGCTTACTGACGGTCCACGCTCCCAGCTGTGGCTATACGACGCTGCAAACGGCGGTTCCCGAAGCAATGTGCCGCCCGGATTCCAATGAGCGGATGCTAACGGGTCACAGTGAAGTAGATACTCCTCCCCCAGCCGACTACTCCACCGTCGGCATTGGGCCTGGTATTGGTAAAGCGCCCGAAACCCTGGCTATGCTGCGGGACTTACTGCCAACGCTGACGAAGCCAATGGTAGTAGACGCTGATGCCCTTAATTTGTTGTCGGAGAACCGGGAGTTACTGGATAAACTACCGAAGTATAGCATTCTAACCCCGCATCCCAAGGAATTTGAACGGCTCACCCAGACGTGGAAAGACGATTATCAAAAATTAGAGCTACTCCGCAACTTTGCGAAGAAGTATAAAGTCGTCGTCGTTCTGAAAGGTGCTTATTCGGCAGTAGCTACGCCCGACGGCGATATTCATTTTAATTCGACGGGAAACCCTGGTCTGAGCACCGGTGGCACTGGTGACGTACTTACGGGTGTACTAACCGCCCTACTTGCCCAAGGCTACGACCCAATCGAAGCAGCCGTACTAGGTGTTTTCTTCCACGGACTGGCGGGTGATCGAGCAGCGGAACAACGCGGCCCCATTGGAATGACGGCTTCTGACGTTGTCGATGCGCTACGGTGGGAGTAA
- the feoB gene encoding ferrous iron transport protein B → MKSSPVIALVGNPNAGKSSLFNQLTGLRQKTGNFPGVTVDKKSGPWSITDQLTANVVDLPGVYSIYPKSLDEQIVTDILANPAHPDYPDVAVVVVDASNLHRNLLLFTQIADLGVPVILALNMLDVARQQAKDVNAVRLAMQLGVPVVRINARTGEGIEPLKKAVLGQLRKPTLQEKLFFDPGEEAADLIADTKAQYQLGNNYLALQYVIQHDGFTFLNHQQQAGLDAIITKHQFNEPTFQAGETITRYKRIANVVAETVTDQRPADQATWTQKLDRVLLHPVWGYAIFALVLMLIFQAIFAWAQPFMDGIDTGVAWLNGRLKDSLPEGPLTDLLTDGILAGVGGILVFIPQIAFLFLLVALLEESGYMSRVMVIMDRIMRKFGLNGRSVVPLISGVACAVPAIMATRSIGTRRDRLITILVTPLMSCSARLPIYTILIALVVPNQRVLGIFNVQGLALMGLYLLGLVSALLAAYVLKLVLRSKERSFFIMELPTFKLPRWNHVALTVWESVRAFVWEAGRVILAISIVLWVLASYGPGDSMQRAEEQVRQQSQPLDADELANRIASERLEASYAGRFGHFIEPVIRPLGYDWKIGIALISSFAAREVFVGTMSTIYSIGTGDDEGVTIRERLRQERNPQTGDRMYTPALAWSLLIFYVFAMMCMSTLAATQRETKSWKWPMVQLVYMMALAYGAAFVTYHSLS, encoded by the coding sequence TTGAAATCATCCCCCGTAATCGCCCTTGTTGGCAATCCTAATGCCGGTAAATCGTCGCTGTTCAACCAACTGACTGGGCTCCGCCAGAAGACGGGTAATTTTCCCGGCGTTACGGTAGACAAAAAGTCTGGTCCGTGGTCGATAACGGATCAACTAACGGCCAACGTCGTTGACTTACCCGGTGTTTACTCCATTTATCCGAAATCGCTAGACGAGCAGATCGTTACCGACATACTCGCTAATCCGGCTCACCCGGATTACCCCGATGTCGCTGTCGTGGTTGTTGACGCATCCAATCTGCACCGCAACCTGCTGCTTTTTACCCAAATAGCTGATCTGGGCGTTCCGGTCATACTGGCCCTGAACATGCTCGATGTGGCTCGCCAGCAGGCAAAAGACGTTAATGCCGTACGTTTGGCGATGCAGTTGGGAGTGCCCGTTGTGCGCATCAATGCGCGTACGGGCGAAGGGATCGAGCCACTCAAGAAAGCCGTGCTGGGCCAGCTTCGTAAACCAACGTTGCAGGAGAAATTATTTTTTGATCCGGGCGAGGAAGCGGCTGATCTGATTGCCGATACAAAAGCGCAGTACCAGCTCGGCAACAATTACCTGGCATTACAGTACGTCATTCAGCACGATGGATTTACGTTTCTGAATCATCAGCAGCAGGCTGGACTGGATGCCATCATTACGAAACACCAATTTAACGAACCCACGTTTCAGGCGGGCGAAACAATCACGCGTTACAAGCGGATCGCGAACGTCGTTGCCGAAACCGTTACCGATCAGCGCCCGGCCGATCAAGCCACCTGGACGCAGAAACTTGACCGTGTGCTGTTGCATCCGGTTTGGGGGTACGCCATTTTCGCCCTGGTCCTGATGCTCATTTTTCAGGCCATTTTTGCGTGGGCACAACCCTTCATGGACGGTATTGATACGGGCGTAGCCTGGCTCAACGGTCGGCTAAAAGACAGCTTACCCGAAGGACCGCTCACGGATCTGCTTACCGATGGTATTCTGGCCGGAGTGGGAGGGATTCTGGTCTTTATCCCGCAAATCGCGTTTTTGTTCTTGTTAGTTGCGCTACTCGAAGAATCGGGCTATATGTCGAGGGTAATGGTCATCATGGACCGCATCATGCGCAAATTCGGCCTGAACGGACGCAGTGTCGTACCCTTGATTTCGGGCGTTGCCTGCGCTGTTCCCGCCATTATGGCTACCCGTAGCATTGGTACCCGACGGGATCGTCTGATAACGATCCTGGTGACGCCACTCATGAGCTGTTCGGCCCGATTGCCAATTTATACTATTCTGATTGCCTTAGTCGTACCGAACCAGCGTGTGCTGGGTATATTTAACGTACAGGGATTGGCGCTGATGGGGCTATACCTCTTAGGCTTGGTGAGCGCTCTGCTTGCTGCCTATGTGCTGAAACTGGTTCTTCGCAGTAAAGAGCGCAGTTTCTTTATCATGGAGCTGCCTACGTTCAAATTACCCCGCTGGAACCACGTGGCGCTAACTGTTTGGGAAAGCGTGCGGGCATTTGTGTGGGAAGCCGGGCGTGTTATCCTGGCTATTTCGATCGTGCTGTGGGTACTGGCCAGTTACGGCCCCGGCGATTCCATGCAACGCGCCGAAGAGCAGGTCCGCCAGCAAAGCCAGCCATTGGACGCCGACGAATTGGCGAATCGAATTGCCTCCGAACGACTCGAAGCCTCGTATGCCGGGCGCTTTGGTCATTTTATCGAACCCGTTATCCGCCCGCTTGGCTATGACTGGAAAATCGGTATTGCGTTAATCAGTTCCTTTGCCGCCCGCGAGGTATTTGTCGGTACGATGTCGACCATTTACAGCATTGGAACGGGCGACGACGAAGGGGTTACGATTCGGGAGCGGCTTCGGCAGGAGCGCAACCCGCAGACGGGGGATCGTATGTACACACCGGCGCTGGCCTGGTCCTTGCTGATTTTCTACGTTTTCGCCATGATGTGCATGAGTACACTGGCGGCAACCCAGCGTGAAACCAAAAGCTGGAAGTGGCCGATGGTTCAGCTGGTTTACATGATGGCATTAGCCTATGGAGCCGCATTCGTAACCTATCATTCGCTAAGCTAA
- a CDS encoding FeoA family protein, with amino-acid sequence MSKRSVADLKIGERAVIQSFDNQLMSLKLLEMGCLPGAEVCVSGKAPLGDPICLNVAGYCLAMRKSEAATILIDN; translated from the coding sequence ATGAGCAAACGTAGCGTTGCCGATTTGAAAATTGGTGAGCGAGCGGTTATTCAATCGTTCGACAATCAATTAATGTCGCTTAAACTACTTGAAATGGGCTGTTTGCCGGGAGCTGAAGTGTGCGTAAGTGGAAAAGCGCCACTGGGCGATCCAATCTGCCTAAACGTGGCAGGCTATTGTTTAGCCATGCGAAAATCCGAAGCTGCTACAATTCTGATTGACAATTAA
- a CDS encoding sulfite exporter TauE/SafE family protein: MDYSVVLLLCGFSFLAGFVDAIIGGGGLIQTPAILFTLPQYPIPTLIGSTKIPSLCGSLMGAFQYGRRVAVAGRFIAPMMAIAFGASWLGSWTLTRVPNSFMKPFALVILIAVFIYTLTKKEFGQVTRQSVPARQQRIRMWAMGACIGFYDGFFGPGTGSFLVLGFIALIGFDFLKASAHAKLVNAATNLASVLFFVKEGTILYAVAIPMAVANLCGAFFGARLAILKGNQFIRIFFLLVITATIIRFGWDLVG, encoded by the coding sequence ATGGATTATTCAGTTGTTCTGCTTCTCTGCGGTTTCTCGTTTTTAGCTGGTTTTGTGGATGCCATCATTGGTGGGGGCGGCCTGATTCAAACGCCCGCGATTCTGTTTACCTTACCCCAATATCCTATTCCAACGCTGATCGGTTCAACCAAAATACCATCCCTATGCGGTAGCCTGATGGGCGCGTTCCAGTACGGTCGGCGGGTAGCCGTTGCCGGACGATTTATTGCCCCGATGATGGCGATTGCTTTCGGCGCTTCCTGGTTGGGGTCCTGGACGCTTACCCGGGTGCCCAACAGTTTTATGAAGCCGTTTGCGCTGGTTATTCTCATTGCCGTTTTTATCTATACACTGACAAAAAAAGAATTTGGTCAAGTAACGCGTCAGTCCGTTCCTGCGCGTCAGCAGCGCATACGGATGTGGGCAATGGGTGCCTGTATTGGCTTTTACGACGGCTTTTTTGGCCCTGGCACGGGCAGTTTTCTCGTGTTGGGCTTTATTGCCTTGATCGGCTTCGACTTTTTAAAAGCCAGCGCGCACGCTAAATTGGTCAATGCCGCTACTAACCTCGCCAGCGTTTTATTTTTTGTCAAAGAAGGTACAATCCTGTATGCTGTAGCGATACCGATGGCCGTCGCTAATTTGTGTGGCGCTTTTTTCGGAGCCCGGCTGGCCATACTGAAAGGCAACCAATTCATCCGCATCTTTTTTCTGCTCGTCATTACGGCGACGATTATACGATTTGGCTGGGATTTAGTTGGATAA
- a CDS encoding heme exporter protein CcmB: MTDSVRQLSALMRKEFLLEWRQRYALNGMLLYIVGAVFVCYLSFNARRGQLTPIVWNTLFWIILLFTAINAIAKSFVQERAGRQLYYYILASPEQIIISKILYNTALMLVLALLGFGVYAFVLGNPVQDVTLYLLTLILGAIGFAASLTLVSGIASKAENPATLMAVLSFPIILPLLLMLLKISKNALDGLDRGSSWDEIGIVLAIDAIVLTLSWLLFPFLWRS, from the coding sequence ATGACCGATTCAGTACGACAGTTGAGTGCGTTGATGCGTAAAGAGTTTCTGCTCGAGTGGCGGCAACGCTACGCGCTCAACGGGATGCTATTATACATTGTCGGGGCGGTGTTTGTGTGCTACCTGAGTTTTAATGCCCGTCGTGGTCAATTGACGCCGATTGTCTGGAACACCCTGTTTTGGATTATTCTTTTGTTCACGGCGATCAACGCTATTGCGAAAAGCTTCGTGCAGGAACGCGCTGGCCGACAATTGTATTACTATATTCTGGCAAGTCCTGAGCAGATCATTATCTCAAAAATACTGTACAATACGGCCCTGATGCTCGTGTTGGCCTTGCTGGGATTTGGCGTCTACGCCTTTGTACTGGGCAATCCGGTTCAGGACGTAACGCTCTATCTGCTTACGTTGATCCTGGGTGCTATTGGTTTCGCGGCTTCGCTGACGCTCGTTTCGGGCATTGCTAGCAAAGCCGAGAATCCAGCGACGCTCATGGCGGTGTTAAGTTTCCCGATTATTCTTCCGCTGCTGCTGATGCTGCTGAAAATATCGAAAAATGCGCTCGATGGGCTTGATCGTGGTTCAAGCTGGGACGAGATCGGAATCGTACTCGCCATCGACGCCATTGTTTTAACATTATCCTGGCTGTTATTTCCGTTTTTATGGCGGAGCTAA
- the ccsA gene encoding cytochrome c biogenesis protein CcsA, translating into MKKNWWKALSVLILTYVILQGLLGVVPRQPILNESIRNVYFHVPLWFGMIILLLTSAVYSIRYLRNGRLTDDLVAIEFANTAILFGLLGCATGSLWANFTWGDPWPNDPKLNSVAVGMLLYLAYLILRGSFDDEQRRARISAVYNIFAFAVFVPLIFIVPRLNDSLHPGNGGNPAFGKYDMDNNLRMVFYPAIIGFTLLGVWITELRVRLRRIKLALEE; encoded by the coding sequence ATGAAAAAGAACTGGTGGAAAGCCCTTTCGGTCCTTATTCTGACCTATGTGATACTACAGGGGTTGCTGGGTGTCGTACCCCGTCAGCCCATTCTCAACGAAAGCATTCGCAACGTGTATTTTCACGTTCCGCTTTGGTTTGGTATGATCATTCTGCTTCTGACATCGGCGGTTTACTCAATTCGTTACCTGCGAAATGGTCGGCTCACTGACGATCTGGTAGCCATCGAATTTGCCAATACGGCGATTCTGTTTGGTCTGCTGGGCTGCGCGACGGGTTCGTTATGGGCTAATTTTACCTGGGGTGACCCCTGGCCTAATGATCCTAAACTAAACAGCGTTGCGGTTGGTATGCTGCTTTATCTGGCTTATCTGATTTTGCGCGGCTCGTTCGACGATGAACAGCGCCGTGCTCGCATTTCGGCGGTTTATAACATCTTTGCGTTTGCCGTTTTTGTTCCGCTTATTTTCATCGTTCCTCGCCTGAATGATTCGCTACACCCCGGTAATGGTGGCAATCCAGCGTTTGGCAAATACGACATGGATAACAACTTACGCATGGTGTTTTATCCGGCCATTATTGGCTTTACGCTTCTGGGCGTATGGATTACCGAGTTGCGGGTCCGGCTCCGGCGGATAAAACTAGCGCTCGAAGAATAA
- a CDS encoding CcmD family protein, with amino-acid sequence MRLSFLTKAPLAALLLLGHTLMAQQPVSDGVEMADKLRADGKIWVVVAVIAAVFVGIIVYLVRLDRQIGKLEDEVKGQRRNVTDTPERTKNAIH; translated from the coding sequence ATGCGACTGTCTTTTCTGACGAAAGCCCCACTAGCAGCCCTTCTTCTACTGGGCCATACTCTAATGGCTCAACAGCCTGTATCGGACGGCGTTGAGATGGCCGACAAGCTCCGGGCCGATGGTAAAATATGGGTGGTGGTGGCTGTCATCGCAGCCGTATTTGTGGGCATCATCGTTTATCTCGTTCGGCTCGACCGCCAAATCGGGAAGCTGGAGGATGAGGTCAAAGGCCAACGAAGAAACGTAACGGATACACCTGAGCGGACTAAAAATGCCATTCATTAA
- a CDS encoding cytochrome c maturation protein CcmE: MKLSHIFGIIVIALAIGIIVATAGDASSYVTFKQAAELAQDGDDKMIHVVGKVQKDAQGRVTDMLYDPAIDPNHFEFTLIDNENRAQKVVFNSPKPQDFERSEQVVIIGAMKGDHFQCDKILLKCPSKYQENKLETTEHEAKTAQL; encoded by the coding sequence ATGAAACTCTCTCACATTTTCGGGATTATTGTTATTGCATTAGCCATTGGTATCATTGTTGCAACGGCGGGTGATGCCAGTTCCTACGTTACCTTTAAACAAGCGGCCGAACTTGCTCAAGATGGCGACGATAAGATGATTCACGTCGTTGGTAAGGTTCAGAAAGATGCCCAAGGACGGGTTACGGACATGCTTTATGATCCTGCTATCGACCCAAACCACTTTGAGTTTACGCTGATCGACAATGAAAACCGGGCGCAGAAGGTTGTTTTCAACAGTCCTAAGCCACAGGATTTTGAGCGTTCCGAGCAAGTTGTCATCATCGGGGCAATGAAAGGGGATCACTTCCAGTGCGATAAGATTTTGCTAAAATGTCCGTCTAAGTACCAGGAAAATAAGCTGGAAACAACCGAACACGAAGCCAAAACAGCCCAACTTTAA